The sequence AGTGATTCAGGGTAACTACATGGAGGATAATGGCCATCTCTCAGAGTTCAAGAAAGTATAaaagcatttcatagaatcatagaactggagggaccttgagaggtcatctggtccagtcccctgcactcaaggcaggattaagttTTATATTATTTGGGGGCTTAAGAAGCGACTCAGATCATTTTAAAGGCTGAGTTCCATAGAATAAGTAGCTTTTAAAATACCAATATGTGGAGAGAGTGGGCAGATGTGGGGTTTGAGGCATAGTTAATGCAGGTCCTGAGCCAGTTAATATGTTTAAGGTGGAAATGACACAGTGGTTCTTGAGTGGAAGGCGGAATTAATAGATAGCGAGGTGCAGGCATACCGAGTAGCAGAATGGAGGAGAACAGCATACAGGGTTTATTAACAGAGTGTCGGGATCTTCACTGATTGAAAGTTGAGAAGCTAAACAGCTTCTActgatctctctctctaggtGACCATGCAGACGGCTTCTGCCCTGTTGCATATTACTCCCTTCAATTTTCCTTTTGCATGCACATTCACTCACAATTCATCCACAGTGGGCTGACACAGACAGATAAAGGAAGATGTGAAGTTGCCAGGCAGAGCGGACAGTAGTGCGTGTTCAATTAGTTAAAAAAGAGACTGGAGACCGACAGATGCCTCGCTGTTGTGAGAGGCTCTGCTTCAGGGATGGCCCGAAAAGGCTCTGCAGACTACAGTCTGAAAACTCTTTGTATACTCAAGACAAAGCAAAGAGAGAATGGTCTGGGATCTGAAATAAACATGGTTTTTTTTACCTGCAGAAAAAGGAATGAAGAAGTCACTCTTCTTAAAGGCACCATTTTCATCCAAGAAATGTCCCGGATTAAATTGCTCTGGCTTTGGAAATTCTCTGCTGTCACCTAGGACTGACTGCAGAGCAGGGAATATAGTGGTGCCCTGATTTAGTAAACACAGATAAAGAACGTTTAAGTGGATACTGTTCAAACCGAAAAGCCTCCAGAATTCACTGAGCTGATTAGTTGGacacatttttctttccttcatttCCTTGCATTCCCTGGAAATTCATGCCTTCAACCAGGTCTAGACATACTCAGATTCCATGAGAAAAGGTAACCCCACCAAACTGCAGCCTACCTGGAACAACTAGATCCTGGAATTTCATAAGAAAGGCTGCTCCCATTAGATTACGACCCTGGTTTCTACATCAAAGAGGTTTGGAAAAGTCTGGCTAAGATCCAGAAGTGTTAGGTGCATCTCTTAGCTGCTATTTGGAAGCAGTTGAGTTTCCCTCATCTTTATAGTTTAGTCATCACACCAATAGTTTCCtcataactaactaactaactaactaaactaaCAGCGTGATAATGCTAAAAAGCCCTATACAACTCAAAGTGAAATTCAGTTAGCAACCTAGGACGTGGTCACTGCGAGTTGTGGTGTATATTAACACCTCAGCATGTCTAAAGATTGTTGGAGATGGAAtcatcttagggcaggtctacactaacctcccaattcgaactaaggtacgcaacttcagctacgtgaataacgtagctgaagttcgaagtaccttagttcgaacttacctcggtccagacgcggcaggcaggctcccccgtcgatgccgcgtactcctctcgccgagctggagtaccgcagtcgacggcgagcacttccgggttcgacttatctcgtccagacaagacgcgataagtcgaacccagaagttcgatttgcttgctgccgaactaccgggtaagtgtagacctacccttagaaatTGACCTCCCAAAAGAGGCTCCCAAAAAGAGGGAAACTATTGCACACTTGCTTCATATCTTTTCCACATATAAAAGCTTGAACTAAGCTCTAAGCTTTTCTTCTAAAAGGAGAGTTGAGCCTGCAGAAGGCTGGGTTCTATTCTTCTTCATGCCAATAATAACTGGAGCATTATTGGTAATTGTGAAAATACCTGTCATGCTCAAACCAGGGCAAACATTTCTATTGTGAATAATTcaaaactgaaaaaaggaaaaggtAGAAGAATTGGATTTTTCAGAGAAACCTTTAGAACTAACCTTTGGGATAACATATTGTCTGAAATGAGTGTCTCTGGTCACTGCATGTGGGACACCCATTGGGACAAGGTTAACGAATCTTTGGATCTCGTGTATCACAGCATCTGTGTAGGGCATCTGGCTTCGGTCTGCCATGCAGGGGCTTCGGCTTCGGCCAATCACACGGTCAATCTCTTCATGAACTTTCTCTGTCATCAAATGAACAGGTTAACAATAAAGCTAAAGAACACAATTCCCATAATTTTGCCCCCATTCTGTCACATAGTAAGAAATACACACGTCTCAGCAGATGCACGTTGGGAATATAAGCAAGTTATAACAATATAACGGTTAGTTTTGGGTTACAGAAACTACTGTACATGGTATCTAGGACAAAATGCCTATAATGTAATTATTAGGGCAGTGATATGGCTCATGCCTGGTTATGTTATAAAAGAGAGAACAGTGTGATGTTATCGCCAGAGCATATAACTAACTGCTACACAAGAGACTGAGGCCTAAAATTTCCCCCCACCAAAGTCAATCATCCACATGAGCATGGAGGAAGCCGATGAGGTGGAAATTAGTGCTGTATATTAGCTGGGTTTTGATAAATCTCTAGCACTGACAGAGTTTTGATTTAAGCCCTTACTCAATCCTGACACCTACAAGATGATTAAATCCTAAAATGAAATGGCTTTGTCTTTATCTGAGTGGAGGGTGCCCGTCTGACAGCCCTGGAATCCAAAGGTACCTGTTACCCACAGACCAGGCACCATCTGGCCAATGGCACCGCAGGCTTcccccacacaaacacatacactttCCCCTGGCCCGTGAGCCTTAACATGAACCGTGAGGTGAGAAAGGAATCCAGTCATAATGGCCTACTCAGTCTGAAGGCCCTGTGCTGAAACCGCCCATAAGGAGGCTGAGTAATGGCAGTTGTGATGGTGCTTTTCGAATGCAGACACCTGTCTACACAAACTGAACTAAAACACCCAGCCCCAAACACCTCTCACATAAATCAGCCTGCACACAGTGGTGACATGGCTCACTTCCAGCCCAAGACAGATTTGATCTGGTGACTTAAGGGGCAGGGGTCTGTACCCATTAGAGGTCCCTTGAGCCATGTAATCCCCTCATCTCTCTAAGACTTAAAGTTGTGTGTGTCTTTGTGGTACCTTCTATATCTGGGTATTTCAGAAGAATCAGGAGTCCATGTCTCAGGGTGGTGCTTGATGTCCCTGTTCCAGCAAGGAATAAGTCTAGTGTGCTTCTCAACAAGTTTTCAGTGTTAAATTCCGACTGGCCATTCTGTTGCTCCTGTAGAGAGACTTCTTATAGTTGTTTGATCATTGACTGTAAGAGTATGGGATCTATTCATACAGGCCCAAACCCTCTCATCTTCTACCTGCTCTGTGACCCACTTGGTATCTTTATAAAAATCCTTACAAAAAATGGGCCACAGCCCTGCAGATTGCAGTAGCACTGCAAGGTGCTTTACGCCATTGCTGTGGAAGCCTGTGGTCTTTTGTAAAGAGAACTGGAACATTACAGTAACCAAGTTAGTTTTCATCTATATTTCTAACTGTTAACATTGAACTTGTTGTTGTTGATTCCTTTGCTTTCCTATTTTGTTTGCCTGGGCAGCACTAATTGCCTTGATAACCTTGAATTAGAAATGGAACCAAATGTTCCTAACCAATTTTTATGTTCCAACGGAAGCGAAAACCCACTGAAAACACAAATGCCTGGCTACCTGTTGAATGAGGAGTGCACTGATAGAACTCGTAATAGGCTGTCGTTGCAAAATATTACATGAGATTAGCAGGAGGGGTTTCCAAAGAAGCAGGTAATAGGTTAGGTCTGTAGGTGTGGACATAGGCAGCCATTTGAAACTGCTTTCTCCTGCTAATTCCACTGGATGCTAACATAGAGCAGTAAAAGTGCCTCTGTCCACCCACTTAATAAAAACTCTTTCAATGGCTAGATTACAAACAGAGCCAATCTACTTGTTTCCAAGCGCTTTTGATACCTGGTTTGGGTGCTCTGTCCTTTtaagacatctacactgcaataaaaaaaaacacgtctggcctgggtcagctgactccagCTCGTGGGGATCAGGTTGAGGGGCTAtaatattgcagtgtagacatacaggctcaggctggagcccaggctctgaggccCAGAAAGAGGGAAGAGGCCCAGaacctgggctgcagcccaagcaccaatgtttacacagcaattttaTAACCATGCAGACCAAGCCCgtcaagcccaagtcagctgacccgggccagccatgGCTGTGCTGTGGGTCTTTCATTGCAGTGTGCGGATACCCTTAGAGACAAATCCTGTTTGTCTTACTCACTGGTGTAGTCTCACTGGCATCATCGGCACTACTCACACAAATGAGGTGAACAGGGCTTGGCTTTTAGAATGTAAGTTCCAGGAGCAGAAACCAGGTCTGCCTTTCGGTCTTGTACAGAGTGATAAATACCCATTATAGGTATATATAATAACCCACTCCACAGCAAAGGGGAAGGGCTGCTGCCCTCACTTACCTGTTCCATTTTGATGAGGAAAGCATCGATGAAGTCTCGAGGGCAGCTAAGATCCAGAGACTCTTTGTGCATCTTCACTCTCTCCAGAACAAATATTCTCAACTCCTCTGAATTTTTAAGTAACTCCTGGTGAGGCCCAGGTATATGATCCATGAGAGTTGGGAAAAAATTGTACAGCTAGAATGATGGAAGGAAAATCACAGCTTTGTTTATCTGGACATAACAAATAATCAATTGACTCAATTGGCCCAGTTGACTCAGTTACAGCAGCACGATACAATACTTCTGCGGCACGTTCCTGTGCAAATGGATTCTAAAGAACTTCTCCAGCTTCACTAATTCATTCTACTCGATACACACATATTCCTCACGTAAACTGCAGTGACACTCAGTTCTATTCACTACAATAATCTCCATTATTTCAAACATAAAACCATCCCCAGTATTCACATGCTTttcttgaaaaaaatcacactcaaGTTCCCAAACCTAACTTGGACTACAGATTTTCATAGGCAGTAATAAAACATTATAGACTTTACAAGTAAAAGATATCTTAGTCTTCCTCAGGTTGGAGTgaaggggccaaattctctgctgcagtaactccattgatttcgaCTGAGTTCGACTGTTGTGCATTCGGTGAGATTTTCAGCAATAGGATGTGTGAGTGGCTGTGTAATGGAAATGAAAAGGAGTTTGCTTTGCGGGTGAGGAATGTGACCACATACAGGTATCCCATTGTGAATATACTAAGGCATATGAATTGCAATGGTTTGGATGCTAATGTTTTAATTGCTAACGTTTTAATTCTGAGCAAATGAAGTGTTTTGTGTGGGAATTTAAATAATCCTCAGAAACAAGTTTGAGGCTGGGATTGGTAATAGCTGCAGCCTAATGAGGAGAATAGGAACATTAAGGGAATCTGAAATAACAATAGTTTAAGGAGAATGAATGGTAAAAGAAAGAAATCTTTGTCCCTTCCTCCATTATAAAGGAGAAGAGTGGGAAAAAACACTGAACACACCTGTCCCAGGAGAGAACGAAGGAGTTCATTGTTATCCTCTGTGAGTTTAATTAATGTCAGAAACTTCTGATCGTCATAGTCAAACCGGTCCCCAAAGACAATGGAGCAGATGATGTTGGACACAGCATGGGTGAGAGGGATGGTGGGGTCAAAGGGTCGCTCTGCAATAAAACCAAACCAGGGTCCAGTTTTGAATTCAGTACTTTCACCTACAGCATCACATCCTTTGATGTTATTGGGAAGTTCTGGATGTCCTGGCCCCAGGCCAAGAGTGCAGTCCCTAATATTCATTGGGGAGGGTGAGTTATGGTGTCACAGTTCCAGAGTAAGCTGGCCTTTAGACCCCTTTCAGTCCCTCTCGAGAGCCCCCCTCAGGTGACAGGCCTGAGTTCCTGCCCCTCTCTGAATGGGAGGAACCCCTCAGTCCAACCACCCTTGGACTGGATATCTGGGCGGCAGACTCACTACTTCCCAACTATGGTAGCGTGACAGGCTGCTCTGTGCTGGGCACCCGTGAGCCCTTTTCCTCCAGGGACCTGTGACCAGCGGGGGATCAAAGTGACTCAAAAACAGCTTCTccaaaacaaagcattatttatcCTTCCAAAGGTATGCAGAACACAGAGCAAAAACTAGAAACAATAAAGGCTTCTACACACATTCCTTTTACCTAAACAATCTTTCCTTGCAAGCTTTGGTAAGTTCCATTCAGCCCAGTTACCTCCATCTCACTCAGCCCCCTTCCTTCTTGGGTGAAAATCCTTAAGGTTTTAGTATCTCTGTTGGATGCTAGTTTCTGTCTCAAAAGAGAATACTTGCCAAATAACTGAAGCGACGCTGGGCGTGTTCTCAAATTAACTGCTTCTCCATTATTACCCTTGGCATTCTCTCTGACCGTACTTATCTTTGCTATTAGTTCATTTCCTCTTGGTGTCCCCCTTTCAGCCTCCTTTTATTTAATTCAGTACAGGATAATATCACACAGATAAACTGAGGTGCACATGAAAAATAACACAGATATTTCCCTCATTCTTCACATAGGGCTTCCCCAATGCTATCTCTGTACATTTATATTaaataattatccccattttcctgGGAATCAGTTTTCACTCTGTCTCCTTTGCTGCTCCCTGCCTGACACACTCTGATCTAACCAGAGACCATGAGTCCCTCTCTGAGTGACACCTGCCTGTGTGCCATAGACTCTGTACACAGGCCTGACAGACAGTATCCCTTTCAGAACAAGATCCTGCATTCAGATGATTCTACCTGAGCCATTGCTTGTAGCATCATCACAAACTCCTAAAATGCAGCGGGACCTATACAATGTTCAAAGGAATTGTCTACAAGACTTCACCCCTCTGACTTGAGACCACATTGCACAGAGAGTACATCCAGAAGCAGCATTTTCTCCATGC is a genomic window of Chrysemys picta bellii isolate R12L10 chromosome 7, ASM1138683v2, whole genome shotgun sequence containing:
- the LOC101944972 gene encoding cytochrome P450 2H1-like; the protein is MEPLGATTVFLVICVSCLLFFSAWRKMSGSGKLPPGPVAFPIIGNTLQLNTRNLPQSIHELSAKYGPVFTIYLGSLRVVVLYGQEAVKEALIDQGDEFSGRGKLALADKLAKGTGIIFSNGERWKQLRRFALTTLRNFGMGKKSVEERIQEEAHFLVERLRNTHERPFDPTIPLTHAVSNIICSIVFGDRFDYDDQKFLTLIKLTEDNNELLRSLLGQLYNFFPTLMDHIPGPHQELLKNSEELRIFVLERVKMHKESLDLSCPRDFIDAFLIKMEQEQQNGQSEFNTENLLRSTLDLFLAGTGTSSTTLRHGLLILLKYPDIEEKVHEEIDRVIGRSRSPCMADRSQMPYTDAVIHEIQRFVNLVPMGVPHAVTRDTHFRQYVIPKGTTIFPALQSVLGDSREFPKPEQFNPGHFLDENGAFKKSDFFIPFSAGKRICVGEGLARMEIFLILTMILQNFTLKSPIDPKDIDITPLPSVVVSSPKPFQLCVLPR